From Marinobacterium sp. LSUCC0821, a single genomic window includes:
- the lptA gene encoding lipopolysaccharide transport periplasmic protein LptA, translating into MYPQRLTKFFSIQSFHLLTLPALLISSLFASQVSALPTDREEPIYVEADAASIDDAKGITVYTGSVKITQGSMILKGDRVELYRDDAGDINQIISLGKPAHFQQQPQLDQKVTYATGNKLDYTVSSQFLVISDNAKVTQGADSFTGAKINYDMANAKVKAFSDSGSNKRVQMVLQPRSDKKK; encoded by the coding sequence ATGTACCCGCAACGACTAACTAAGTTTTTTTCAATTCAATCTTTTCACTTGCTGACACTTCCAGCTCTTTTAATTTCATCGTTATTCGCTAGCCAAGTTTCTGCGTTGCCAACAGATAGAGAAGAACCTATCTATGTCGAAGCTGATGCGGCCTCAATTGATGACGCCAAGGGGATTACGGTTTATACAGGCAGCGTAAAGATCACACAGGGCAGCATGATCTTAAAAGGCGACCGTGTAGAGCTCTACCGTGATGACGCCGGAGACATCAACCAAATTATTTCACTTGGTAAGCCGGCGCACTTCCAGCAACAACCACAACTCGATCAGAAAGTGACCTATGCGACTGGCAATAAGCTGGACTACACCGTCAGCTCACAGTTCCTTGTCATTTCAGATAATGCCAAAGTTACTCAGGGTGCAGATAGTTTTACGGGCGCAAAGATCAATTACGACATGGCTAACGCGAAGGTTAAAGCATTTAGCGACAGCGGTTCGAATAAGCGTGTACAAATGGTTCTGCAGCCACGTTCAGATAAGAAAAAATGA
- the lptC gene encoding LPS export ABC transporter periplasmic protein LptC: MIRHLRSKLRIVIATALVAAILATTFFWQKEGETIQKPTTAATEQIDFFVTDGTLRRWDETGSLVSVTNTPYAEHLPNSKVMLIDTPYSVGFTTKGSVDHTLSAKKGTLLDDNSRFDLAGEVELHHNPETESDTALFAEALSYFPDTGIATSDVAVEFLNQQGITTGVGMKLDTEQQKLDILTKVRGTYVPATTN, translated from the coding sequence TTGATCAGACACCTGCGGTCAAAACTTCGGATAGTCATTGCGACTGCACTTGTCGCAGCGATCCTTGCCACCACCTTCTTTTGGCAAAAAGAGGGAGAAACAATCCAAAAGCCGACCACTGCCGCTACTGAACAGATCGATTTTTTTGTTACAGATGGAACACTAAGACGCTGGGATGAAACAGGTTCACTGGTTTCGGTTACAAACACCCCATATGCAGAACACCTTCCCAACAGCAAAGTGATGCTGATCGACACCCCGTACAGTGTTGGTTTTACAACCAAGGGCAGCGTAGACCATACCCTTTCTGCAAAAAAAGGGACGCTTCTCGATGATAACAGTCGATTCGACCTTGCAGGGGAAGTAGAGCTTCACCATAATCCTGAGACAGAGAGTGATACAGCGCTATTTGCAGAAGCCCTGAGTTATTTCCCAGATACCGGCATAGCAACCAGTGATGTTGCTGTTGAGTTTTTGAATCAACAAGGCATTACAACAGGTGTCGGTATGAAACTTGATACTGAACAACAGAAGCTCGACATTTTGACGAAAGTTAGAGGCACCTATGTACCCGCAACGACTAACTAA
- a CDS encoding HAD family hydrolase — protein sequence MRPSPTSEQVEKLSKIKLMVFDVDGILTNGTLSFLADGTEIKTFSILDGLGLKLLMSSGVETAIITGRSSPQVTLRAESLGINFTQQGREDKLVALKELWERTGYDASNTAYMGDDLPDLSAIRAVQFGATVPNGHWLIKEHADWISTSEGGKGAAREICELIMAAQGNLDSALGQYL from the coding sequence ATGCGTCCTTCACCCACTTCTGAACAAGTTGAAAAGCTATCCAAAATCAAACTAATGGTCTTTGATGTGGACGGTATTTTGACGAATGGAACGCTTAGCTTTCTTGCTGATGGTACTGAGATTAAAACTTTCAGTATTCTCGATGGTTTAGGTCTTAAATTATTAATGTCTAGCGGTGTAGAGACAGCCATCATTACCGGAAGAAGCTCGCCTCAGGTCACACTGCGCGCAGAATCCCTTGGGATTAATTTCACCCAGCAGGGTCGCGAAGATAAATTAGTTGCGCTAAAAGAGCTTTGGGAGCGCACGGGATATGACGCTTCAAACACAGCTTACATGGGCGATGATCTCCCAGATCTAAGCGCGATTCGAGCAGTACAGTTTGGTGCAACAGTGCCAAATGGACACTGGTTGATTAAAGAACACGCCGACTGGATCTCAACAAGTGAAGGCGGAAAAGGGGCGGCTCGCGAAATCTGTGAACTGATCATGGCCGCACAAGGAAACCTTGATTCAGCTCTGGGGCAATACCTTTGA
- a CDS encoding KpsF/GutQ family sugar-phosphate isomerase translates to MSNHQYANFDFISAGKRTIQLEQEAINDLLNSLDQSFDAACRLMIECKGRVIVTGMGKSGHIGTKIAATLASTGTPAFFVHPGEASHGDLGMFTEQDVVIALSNSGESAEVVTILPLLKRKNIGLISITANPNSSLAKAADVQLNIPIEREACPLNLAPTSSTTAQLVLGDALATALLEAKGFSAEDFAFSHPGGALGRRLLLKVEDLMHSGDEIPRVSPQTTIQHALLEITRKRLGMTTVVDANDQPLGIFTDGDLRRAIDQGVDLYNTPIDAVMTKQFTTVTPNMLAAEALQIMQDKKINALIALNDQSQVTGALNMHDMLKAGVI, encoded by the coding sequence GTGAGCAATCATCAATACGCCAATTTTGACTTCATCTCTGCAGGCAAGCGGACTATCCAGCTTGAACAAGAGGCCATTAACGACCTTCTCAACTCTTTAGATCAATCATTTGATGCGGCTTGCCGGCTGATGATCGAGTGCAAAGGGAGAGTGATAGTGACAGGTATGGGCAAGTCAGGCCATATCGGCACCAAAATTGCGGCGACTCTTGCCAGCACCGGAACTCCGGCATTTTTTGTACACCCAGGTGAAGCCAGCCACGGCGACCTCGGCATGTTTACTGAGCAAGATGTGGTTATTGCACTCTCAAACTCTGGTGAGTCAGCAGAAGTTGTAACCATACTGCCGCTACTCAAACGAAAAAACATTGGTCTTATCTCAATCACGGCTAACCCAAACTCCTCACTAGCTAAAGCTGCAGATGTACAACTCAACATTCCTATTGAAAGAGAAGCCTGCCCACTTAACCTTGCGCCTACCTCAAGCACAACAGCGCAATTGGTGTTGGGCGATGCCTTGGCGACCGCCCTTTTAGAGGCGAAAGGTTTTAGTGCTGAAGATTTTGCATTTTCTCACCCAGGTGGAGCATTGGGTCGTCGCCTTCTCCTTAAGGTTGAAGATCTAATGCACAGTGGTGACGAGATCCCTCGCGTATCTCCACAAACCACCATTCAACATGCACTTCTTGAGATCACTCGTAAGCGTTTGGGTATGACAACCGTGGTTGATGCGAATGATCAGCCACTTGGTATATTTACTGATGGTGACCTGCGTCGTGCAATTGACCAGGGCGTTGATCTTTACAACACCCCTATTGATGCTGTGATGACAAAACAGTTCACCACCGTGACGCCAAACATGCTTGCCGCTGAAGCACTTCAAATCATGCAAGATAAGAAAATTAATGCACTAATTGCTCTTAATGATCAATCACAGGTCACAGGCGCGCTCAACATGCATGACATGCTTAAAGCAGGTGTAATCTAA
- a CDS encoding ATP-binding cassette domain-containing protein — MMPEQQNHIDVENLTFSRGERKIFDQLSLSIERGKITAIMGPSGTGKTTLLKLIGGQLSPDAGEIRVEGKNVHKLSRSDLFALRAKMGMLFQSGALFTDMSVEENVAFPLKVHTDLPESAIFDLVLMKLNAVGLRGAFKLKPAELSGGMARRAALARAIALDPEILMYDEPFAGQDPIAMGVLINLIARLNRALGHTSIIVSHDIQETLSIADYVYLIADGKVLAQGRPDELSSSEDERVLQFMKGQPDGPVPFHYPAPNFMTQLLGE; from the coding sequence ATGATGCCTGAACAGCAGAATCACATCGATGTTGAAAATTTGACCTTCTCAAGAGGTGAAAGAAAGATCTTCGATCAACTTTCACTATCAATTGAGCGGGGCAAAATTACCGCGATTATGGGGCCTTCCGGAACCGGTAAAACTACCTTGCTTAAACTCATCGGCGGCCAGTTATCTCCAGATGCGGGTGAAATTCGAGTTGAAGGTAAAAATGTTCACAAGCTTTCTCGCTCGGATCTTTTCGCTTTACGAGCAAAAATGGGGATGCTTTTCCAAAGTGGTGCCCTTTTTACCGATATGAGTGTTGAGGAGAATGTAGCCTTCCCTCTGAAAGTTCATACAGACCTTCCTGAATCGGCAATCTTTGATCTGGTGTTGATGAAGTTGAATGCCGTTGGTTTGCGCGGCGCTTTCAAGCTTAAACCTGCTGAGCTATCAGGTGGCATGGCGCGCAGAGCTGCTTTGGCGCGTGCTATTGCGCTAGATCCTGAGATTCTGATGTATGACGAGCCGTTTGCCGGTCAAGACCCAATCGCCATGGGTGTTCTCATTAATCTGATTGCACGGTTGAACAGAGCGCTAGGGCATACTTCAATTATCGTCTCGCATGATATTCAAGAGACGTTAAGTATTGCGGACTATGTTTACCTAATTGCAGACGGCAAGGTCTTAGCTCAGGGGCGGCCGGATGAGCTAAGTAGCTCAGAGGATGAGCGCGTACTTCAATTTATGAAAGGTCAGCCTGATGGGCCTGTACCATTCCATTATCCTGCTCCAAATTTCATGACACAGCTGTTAGGTGAGTAA
- the mlaE gene encoding lipid asymmetry maintenance ABC transporter permease subunit MlaE produces MLNVLQRLGHQFFNRLSALGRAGQLLFQSLIAKPAPLMMLPLLVRQLYFVGVLSLVIIVVSGLFIGMVLGLQGYTILVDYGSEQAVGQMVALSLVRELAPVVTALLFAGRAGSAVTAEIGLMKATEQLASYEMIGVDPMRRIIAPRLWAGFISMPILAVIFSVVGIWGGSLVAVDWLGIFEGSFWANMQASVNFYDDVVNGIIKSVVFGFVVIWIAVFQGNDCVPTSEGISQATTRTVVYSSLAILGLDFLLTAMMFGEL; encoded by the coding sequence ATGTTAAATGTTCTCCAGCGTCTGGGTCATCAGTTCTTTAATCGTCTCTCTGCACTTGGACGGGCAGGCCAGTTATTATTTCAATCCCTGATTGCAAAGCCTGCGCCATTGATGATGCTTCCACTATTGGTTCGCCAGCTCTACTTTGTAGGTGTTTTGTCATTAGTCATTATTGTGGTCTCAGGTCTATTTATCGGTATGGTTTTAGGGCTTCAGGGATATACGATTCTGGTAGATTATGGCTCTGAGCAAGCAGTGGGGCAGATGGTGGCATTGTCGCTCGTGCGAGAACTAGCTCCTGTAGTAACAGCGCTTCTGTTCGCAGGTCGTGCAGGTTCTGCCGTGACAGCAGAAATTGGTTTAATGAAAGCCACTGAGCAACTGGCAAGTTATGAGATGATCGGTGTGGATCCTATGCGCCGTATTATTGCACCAAGACTTTGGGCGGGTTTTATCAGTATGCCTATCCTTGCGGTGATCTTCTCAGTTGTTGGTATTTGGGGTGGTTCACTTGTCGCTGTCGATTGGCTAGGTATTTTTGAAGGTAGCTTCTGGGCCAACATGCAAGCTTCTGTGAATTTTTATGATGATGTCGTCAACGGCATTATTAAATCTGTTGTGTTCGGGTTTGTTGTGATCTGGATCGCAGTTTTTCAGGGTAATGATTGTGTGCCAACCTCTGAGGGTATATCTCAGGCGACAACGCGCACGGTGGTTTACTCATCACTGGCTATACTAGGGTTAGATTTCTTACTAACCGCAATGATGTTTGGGGAGTTGTAA
- the mlaD gene encoding outer membrane lipid asymmetry maintenance protein MlaD: MRIRTLEISVGALILAGLLALVVLAINVSGLNVADQGQGYKVVARFDNIGGLTERAKVSLSGVQIGQVSAIRIDKKRLMAEVEMTIFSDVNYLSSDSSAQILTAGLLGEKYIGITPGFEEELLKDGSTIEDTQSALVLEEIVGKFLFNKVSE, encoded by the coding sequence ATGCGAATTCGCACACTCGAAATTAGTGTTGGTGCTCTAATCCTAGCGGGTTTATTAGCGCTTGTTGTTTTAGCGATCAACGTCAGTGGTTTGAATGTTGCTGATCAGGGACAGGGTTACAAAGTTGTCGCTCGATTCGACAATATCGGCGGTCTAACTGAACGCGCTAAGGTCTCTCTATCAGGCGTACAGATTGGTCAGGTATCGGCTATACGAATCGATAAGAAACGACTGATGGCTGAGGTGGAGATGACTATTTTCTCCGATGTAAATTATCTCTCTTCAGACAGTTCCGCACAGATTTTGACGGCTGGGCTTTTGGGTGAAAAGTACATTGGTATTACACCAGGCTTTGAAGAGGAGCTGCTGAAAGATGGCAGCACCATTGAAGATACTCAGTCAGCACTTGTGCTTGAAGAGATAGTTGGTAAGTTTCTGTTCAACAAGGTGAGCGAGTAA
- a CDS encoding phospholipid-binding protein MlaC, with amino-acid sequence MNPLSIAKALLLSLAFISFNASASYDDAKALVAKTTQEMLGLVSNKELRQPENIDQLIDGIDNVIGSFVDFQYIGNSVMGKYYRRASDGEIESFAGVLKTTLLRTFSKAIVGFEFQSFEVVDPAEASPEEDKQIVSVNMTSTNGTVYSVVYYLVLKDGQWTLVNVVVDGINLRITFRNQFASLMERFGKISVVIDHWAEAMSDSSTKAGA; translated from the coding sequence ATGAATCCTTTGAGTATTGCTAAAGCTCTTTTGCTGTCACTCGCATTCATCAGTTTCAATGCGAGTGCAAGCTATGATGATGCCAAAGCGCTTGTTGCAAAAACTACGCAAGAGATGTTGGGGCTTGTGAGTAATAAAGAGCTTCGTCAGCCAGAAAATATTGATCAGTTAATTGATGGTATCGATAACGTGATTGGCTCTTTTGTCGATTTCCAGTACATCGGTAACTCTGTTATGGGTAAGTACTATCGTCGTGCCAGTGACGGCGAAATTGAGTCATTCGCTGGAGTCTTGAAAACGACACTGTTAAGAACTTTTTCAAAGGCTATTGTTGGTTTTGAGTTTCAATCATTTGAAGTTGTAGATCCAGCTGAAGCAAGTCCTGAAGAGGATAAGCAGATTGTCTCAGTGAATATGACCTCCACCAATGGCACCGTATATTCTGTGGTCTACTATCTTGTTCTAAAAGACGGGCAGTGGACTCTGGTGAACGTGGTTGTGGATGGCATTAATTTACGCATAACGTTCCGAAATCAGTTCGCTAGCCTTATGGAGCGTTTCGGAAAGATATCTGTCGTGATTGATCATTGGGCAGAAGCGATGTCCGACAGTTCAACCAAGGCTGGCGCTTAA
- a CDS encoding lipid asymmetry maintenance protein MlaB, which translates to MAETLKLQGDLTRVSYTQQLTLLESAAKQGCQTVDLSNVGAIDSTAVALWVESKRRFNSVKWVNLPVQMVTIAELVGVDLE; encoded by the coding sequence ATGGCTGAAACGTTAAAGCTTCAGGGTGACTTAACCCGTGTGAGTTATACCCAGCAGTTAACTCTTCTAGAGTCTGCCGCAAAGCAAGGCTGCCAAACTGTTGATTTATCTAATGTGGGTGCAATCGATAGTACGGCTGTAGCACTTTGGGTGGAATCGAAACGTCGTTTCAACTCGGTAAAATGGGTTAATTTGCCAGTTCAAATGGTAACCATCGCTGAGCTTGTGGGTGTCGATTTAGAGTAA
- a CDS encoding BolA family protein: MHAEEVKQLVESQLDGCTVHTAGEGCDFQITVVGDLFSGMSPVKKQQAVYACLNEQIASGAIHAVSIKTFTPEQWEAQQ, from the coding sequence ATGCACGCTGAAGAGGTAAAACAGCTCGTTGAGAGTCAGTTAGATGGTTGCACAGTGCACACGGCTGGTGAGGGTTGTGATTTTCAGATTACAGTTGTTGGCGATCTTTTTTCGGGCATGAGTCCTGTTAAGAAGCAGCAAGCTGTCTACGCATGTCTAAATGAACAGATCGCATCGGGTGCTATCCATGCAGTCTCTATTAAAACCTTCACTCCTGAACAGTGGGAAGCGCAGCAGTAA
- the murA gene encoding UDP-N-acetylglucosamine 1-carboxyvinyltransferase: MDKLLIEGGKTLNGEVWISGAKNSALPILAATLVADEPVTICNLPHLHDITTMLELLRRMGVELTIGDKLSVELDPTTITEFTAPYELVKTMRASILVLGPLLARHGQAQVSLPGGCAIGSRPVDLHLRGLEAMGAQITVENGYIDARVDGRLKGATVFFDTVTVTGTENILMAAALADGETIIENAAREPEVVDLANCLIAMGAKITGAGTDTIRVQGVESLKGCTYSVMPDRIETGTYLVAGAITSGRVRCRNTRADILEAVLKKLEEAGAKITHDDDWIELDMEGRRPKAVNITTAPYPAFPTDMQAQFAALNAVATGVGRIKETVFENRFMHIQEMIRLGAKVAIEGNTAIIEGVEKLKGAPVMATDLRASASLVLAALVAAGQTPIERIYHIDRGYECIEEKMQSLGAVIRRVPA; the protein is encoded by the coding sequence ATGGATAAATTATTAATCGAAGGCGGTAAGACGCTTAACGGTGAAGTTTGGATTTCTGGTGCAAAAAACTCTGCACTACCTATTCTGGCTGCGACTCTAGTTGCAGATGAGCCAGTTACCATCTGTAACTTACCTCACCTTCACGACATCACCACGATGTTGGAACTGCTTCGTCGTATGGGTGTCGAGCTAACCATCGGTGATAAGCTGAGTGTTGAGCTCGATCCAACAACAATCACTGAATTTACAGCTCCATACGAACTAGTTAAAACGATGCGTGCATCGATTCTAGTGCTTGGACCTCTGCTTGCGCGTCATGGTCAAGCTCAGGTTTCACTGCCAGGTGGGTGTGCGATCGGTAGCCGTCCTGTTGATTTGCACCTTCGTGGCCTAGAAGCGATGGGTGCACAGATTACTGTTGAGAACGGCTATATCGATGCCCGAGTTGATGGTCGTCTTAAAGGTGCTACCGTATTTTTTGATACGGTAACTGTTACAGGTACTGAAAACATTCTTATGGCTGCAGCGTTGGCCGATGGCGAGACCATCATTGAGAATGCAGCGCGCGAGCCTGAGGTTGTTGATCTAGCAAACTGTCTAATTGCTATGGGTGCAAAGATCACCGGTGCTGGTACCGATACGATACGTGTACAGGGTGTTGAGTCGCTTAAAGGGTGTACATACTCTGTAATGCCTGACCGTATTGAGACAGGAACTTATCTTGTAGCAGGTGCGATCACCTCGGGTCGTGTTCGTTGTCGTAACACCCGTGCAGATATCCTTGAAGCTGTGCTGAAAAAGCTTGAAGAGGCTGGCGCTAAAATCACTCATGACGATGATTGGATCGAGCTGGATATGGAAGGTCGTCGACCTAAAGCTGTGAACATTACAACAGCGCCTTACCCTGCATTTCCAACTGATATGCAAGCTCAGTTTGCTGCACTGAATGCAGTGGCTACGGGCGTAGGACGTATCAAAGAGACTGTCTTTGAAAATCGCTTTATGCATATCCAAGAGATGATTCGACTGGGTGCTAAGGTAGCGATTGAAGGTAATACAGCGATTATCGAGGGCGTTGAAAAACTTAAAGGCGCTCCTGTAATGGCGACTGACCTTCGTGCATCTGCCAGTCTAGTATTGGCTGCACTTGTTGCAGCAGGACAGACTCCAATTGAGCGTATTTACCACATAGACCGTGGTTATGAGTGCATTGAAGAGAAGATGCAGTCTCTTGGCGCAGTGATTCGTCGAGTTCCGGCGTAA
- the hisG gene encoding ATP phosphoribosyltransferase, with amino-acid sequence MKEQLTIALSKGRILEETLPLFAAAGIEPTEDIFKSRKLIFDTNHENIKLVVIRATDVPTYVEYGGADMGVAGKDVLMEHGGAGLYEPLDLEISTCQLRVAGMKGAKPVEGRMRVATKFVNVTREFFARQGQQVDIIKLYGAMELAPIMGLADRIVDIVDTGNTLRANGLEAMEHIADISSRLVVGQPSMKMKYDQIQPILDRLTQAVIAKRSAS; translated from the coding sequence ATGAAAGAGCAACTCACCATTGCCTTGTCTAAAGGGCGTATCTTGGAAGAGACCCTGCCGCTATTTGCTGCCGCTGGGATTGAACCGACGGAAGATATTTTCAAAAGTCGCAAACTCATCTTTGATACTAACCATGAAAACATCAAATTAGTTGTTATTCGTGCGACTGACGTACCGACCTATGTTGAGTATGGCGGTGCTGATATGGGTGTTGCCGGCAAAGATGTGTTGATGGAACACGGCGGCGCAGGCCTCTATGAGCCGTTGGATCTTGAGATCTCTACCTGCCAGCTTCGCGTAGCTGGTATGAAAGGTGCGAAGCCTGTAGAAGGGCGTATGCGCGTTGCCACTAAATTTGTAAACGTGACGCGTGAGTTTTTTGCTCGCCAGGGTCAGCAGGTCGATATTATTAAGCTTTACGGTGCGATGGAGCTGGCTCCAATTATGGGTTTAGCAGATCGTATCGTTGATATAGTTGATACCGGAAATACACTGCGCGCGAATGGTCTTGAGGCGATGGAGCATATCGCAGATATCAGTTCGCGTTTGGTAGTTGGTCAGCCATCGATGAAGATGAAGTATGACCAAATTCAACCAATTCTAGATCGACTAACTCAGGCTGTGATTGCTAAGCGGAGTGCATCGTGA
- the hisD gene encoding histidinol dehydrogenase, which yields MTSKITIKRLVSSQIDFNQQLDQMLAWESVSDQAVNQRVDEIIAAVRASGDSAVVELTNRFDRTQVSSFAELEMSKDRLQTALTRISPEQREALEVAANRVRSYHERQLSHSWQYEEADGTLLGQKVTPMDRVGIYVPGGKAAYPSSVLMNAMPAKVAGVAEIIMVVPTPDGVVNEMVLAAAAIAGVDRVFTIGGAQAVAALAYGTETVPRVDKIVGPGNIYVATAKRAVFGAVGIDMIAGPSEILVICDGKTDPDWVAMDLFSQAEHDEDAQPILIATDSAFIDQVEASIAKLLPTMEREQIITASLLDRAILIEVADLDEAAAISNRIAPEHLELSVEDPIGLAEKIKHAGAIFMGRYTAEALGDYCAGPNHVLPTSGTARFSSPLGVYDFQKRSSLIMFSADGASEMGKVASVLARGEGLTAHARSAEYRIKED from the coding sequence GTGACATCGAAAATTACGATTAAGCGACTGGTTAGTAGCCAGATAGATTTTAATCAGCAACTCGATCAAATGCTGGCTTGGGAATCAGTCTCTGACCAAGCGGTAAATCAGCGAGTTGATGAGATCATTGCGGCTGTTCGTGCTTCTGGCGACAGTGCAGTTGTTGAGTTAACGAACCGTTTCGATCGTACCCAGGTCAGCTCATTCGCAGAATTGGAGATGAGTAAGGATCGCCTTCAAACAGCTCTTACTCGCATATCTCCCGAACAGCGTGAAGCACTTGAGGTTGCGGCTAATCGTGTGCGTAGCTATCACGAACGTCAATTAAGCCACTCTTGGCAGTACGAAGAGGCAGACGGCACGCTATTGGGTCAAAAAGTGACACCGATGGATCGTGTAGGTATCTATGTCCCAGGTGGTAAGGCAGCTTACCCATCATCGGTGCTTATGAATGCAATGCCAGCCAAAGTGGCCGGTGTGGCAGAGATAATTATGGTTGTGCCAACACCTGATGGAGTGGTCAATGAGATGGTACTTGCTGCTGCGGCTATTGCCGGTGTTGACCGTGTATTTACCATCGGTGGTGCTCAGGCCGTAGCTGCATTGGCATACGGTACTGAGACTGTTCCACGTGTCGATAAGATAGTTGGTCCTGGTAATATCTATGTCGCAACCGCTAAACGTGCTGTTTTTGGTGCTGTAGGTATTGATATGATTGCTGGTCCTTCAGAGATTCTTGTGATCTGTGATGGTAAGACAGACCCTGATTGGGTGGCGATGGATCTCTTCTCACAAGCGGAGCATGACGAAGATGCACAGCCAATTCTTATTGCGACTGACTCTGCCTTTATAGATCAGGTTGAAGCAAGTATCGCTAAGCTTCTTCCGACTATGGAGCGTGAACAGATCATCACTGCATCTTTGTTGGATCGTGCGATTCTTATTGAAGTTGCTGATCTTGATGAGGCAGCTGCGATCTCAAATCGTATCGCACCAGAGCACTTGGAACTTTCAGTTGAAGATCCGATTGGTTTGGCCGAGAAGATTAAGCACGCAGGTGCAATCTTTATGGGACGTTACACAGCTGAAGCGCTGGGGGATTACTGCGCAGGGCCTAACCATGTGTTGCCAACCTCTGGTACTGCTCGTTTTAGCTCGCCTTTGGGTGTGTATGACTTCCAGAAACGCTCATCACTCATCATGTTCTCTGCTGATGGTGCTTCAGAGATGGGTAAGGTTGCATCGGTATTGGCCCGAGGCGAGGGGCTTACCGCTCACGCTCGTTCTGCTGAGTACCGAATCAAAGAGGATTGA
- a CDS encoding S1C family serine protease translates to MSKTLNTIVWPTLTGILAAVLIVQFFPQLTGSKQTEIQVLPATADQAGAQLITSYADAVEKAAPSVVSIYGRTETDPQKDALVIPQSLGSGVILTKDGFVVTNNHVVSGSNEILVSMRDGRELLAKVVGTDPESDLALLKIDATELPAITLIPSKALSIGDVVLAIGNPFGVGQTVTQGIISGMDRHSLGLNTYEDFLQTDAAINPGNSGGALVTAMGDLAGINTAIFSKSGGSQGIGFAIPSDQVLQVMSDLVRYGRVIRGWVGVEARIILPAEAEAAGLDKATRGLLFSGIYKDSPAQTAGLLPGDVLLAIDGEPIIGSGIDAMNKIARVKPGDVTNFTIFRDKAEKEIQITTTERPRSR, encoded by the coding sequence ATGAGCAAAACACTAAATACGATTGTTTGGCCGACACTTACAGGGATACTGGCGGCTGTCCTCATCGTACAATTTTTTCCTCAGCTAACCGGTTCTAAGCAGACTGAAATTCAAGTACTTCCGGCTACTGCAGATCAGGCAGGCGCTCAGCTTATCACTAGTTACGCAGATGCAGTTGAGAAGGCTGCACCATCTGTTGTCAGTATTTATGGCCGAACCGAGACCGACCCTCAAAAGGATGCACTGGTTATCCCACAGAGCTTGGGCTCCGGTGTAATCCTCACCAAAGATGGTTTTGTAGTCACCAATAACCACGTTGTGAGTGGATCGAATGAGATCCTTGTCTCTATGCGTGATGGACGAGAATTGTTAGCCAAGGTAGTTGGAACAGACCCTGAGTCAGATTTAGCACTGCTTAAAATTGATGCGACCGAACTACCCGCCATTACACTAATTCCAAGCAAAGCACTCTCTATTGGCGATGTGGTGCTCGCTATTGGTAATCCGTTTGGGGTTGGCCAGACAGTGACCCAAGGCATTATCTCCGGAATGGATCGTCATAGTTTAGGGCTGAACACCTACGAAGACTTTCTTCAAACTGACGCTGCAATCAACCCGGGCAATTCGGGTGGCGCACTAGTAACAGCCATGGGAGATTTAGCAGGTATCAATACGGCTATTTTCTCGAAATCGGGTGGATCTCAAGGTATAGGCTTTGCAATTCCCTCGGATCAAGTACTTCAGGTAATGTCTGACCTAGTCCGCTATGGACGTGTAATTCGTGGCTGGGTCGGTGTTGAAGCTAGAATCATACTTCCAGCTGAGGCTGAAGCTGCAGGCCTTGATAAAGCGACTCGCGGACTTCTCTTCTCAGGCATCTACAAAGATAGTCCAGCTCAAACAGCAGGCCTACTACCAGGCGATGTGTTATTAGCAATAGATGGCGAACCGATCATCGGCTCAGGTATCGATGCCATGAACAAAATCGCCCGAGTAAAACCGGGCGATGTGACGAACTTTACGATATTTAGAGATAAAGCAGAAAAAGAGATTCAGATCACGACGACTGAGCGCCCAAGAAGCCGATAA